A genomic region of Polynucleobacter necessarius contains the following coding sequences:
- a CDS encoding RNA polymerase sigma factor has product MASAQELSDFLSSVEQRAFKQAVYAVRDDDAALDIVQDAMIKLAEKYGDRPAAELPPVFTRILQNRIHDWFRRQKVRNTWVTLFSNMGKKADENDDFDPLESLSAPDDSEIHQDDGAQKLEQSQLLQALESEISKLPVRQREAFLRRYWDELSITETAKAMSCSEGSVKTHCSRATQTLAKALKLKGITL; this is encoded by the coding sequence ATGGCATCAGCCCAAGAATTATCTGACTTTTTGAGTAGTGTCGAGCAGCGCGCTTTTAAGCAGGCTGTCTACGCCGTGCGTGATGATGACGCCGCGCTCGATATTGTTCAGGATGCCATGATTAAATTGGCCGAAAAATATGGGGACAGACCCGCCGCTGAGCTCCCACCAGTGTTCACCAGAATTCTCCAGAATCGTATTCATGACTGGTTTAGACGCCAGAAAGTCCGAAATACCTGGGTCACCCTGTTTTCAAATATGGGTAAAAAAGCCGATGAAAACGATGATTTTGACCCCCTGGAGTCACTTTCAGCCCCTGACGATAGTGAAATTCACCAAGATGATGGGGCTCAAAAACTAGAACAAAGCCAGCTTTTACAGGCTTTGGAGTCAGAAATATCTAAATTACCTGTACGTCAACGAGAAGCCTTCCTGAGGCGTTATTGGGATGAGCTAAGCATTACGGAAACCGCTAAAGCCATGAGTTGTAGTGAAGGAAGTGTAAAAACTCATTGTTCTAGAGCCACCCAAACCCTAGCTAAAGCATTGAAATTAAAAGGAATTACGCTGTGA
- a CDS encoding DUF3619 family protein, translating into MKDFDKQPTDVQADQFGRTSAALLSQGAHKLPANIKDRLHAARMKALSVRKPEKALVRKPIFAGSSGTWTSGSNGVWDTVGWVAPLVVLVFGLIGIAQWQDDSRINDIAEVDAALLSDDVPPDAYADSGFMAFLKNGPLSDSGDSATDSALSK; encoded by the coding sequence GTGAAAGACTTTGATAAGCAACCAACCGACGTCCAGGCCGATCAATTTGGCCGGACCAGTGCCGCCCTGCTTTCTCAAGGCGCTCACAAGCTGCCGGCAAATATTAAAGATCGACTTCATGCGGCTCGCATGAAAGCCCTCTCTGTCAGAAAGCCTGAAAAAGCCCTGGTTCGCAAACCAATTTTTGCAGGATCTAGCGGCACTTGGACTTCTGGCTCTAATGGCGTTTGGGATACCGTTGGTTGGGTAGCCCCATTAGTGGTTTTGGTTTTTGGCCTTATTGGCATCGCTCAGTGGCAAGATGATTCCCGTATTAACGATATCGCTGAAGTGGATGCGGCATTGTTATCAGATGACGTTCCACCAGATGCCTATGCTGATAGCGGATTTATGGCCTTCCTAAAAAATGGTCCTCTATCCGATTCTGGCGATAGCGCTACCGACTCTGCGCTCAGTAAGTAA
- a CDS encoding DUF3106 domain-containing protein, translated as MLAQKHTYKASLLVLLATACFAINISSALGQTSPPHGKATAIPEKKPDGTWDSLKPAQQKILAPLEDDWDYMLPDSRKKWMQVANIYPKMSAQDQERLQSRMTGWSNLSQKERRIARENYLSSLKFPAEKKAEAWSAYQKLSDEQKKKLAETEAKKRPSATNAPTLQQHPISSKATLPPAAATVPSPPAPAESSDSTAESGSSSN; from the coding sequence ATGCTTGCGCAAAAACATACATACAAAGCAAGTTTATTGGTGCTACTTGCTACGGCATGTTTTGCAATCAATATTTCTTCAGCTCTTGGACAGACATCGCCGCCGCACGGCAAAGCTACCGCCATTCCTGAAAAGAAACCGGATGGCACATGGGATAGCCTAAAGCCCGCTCAGCAAAAGATTCTTGCTCCACTTGAGGATGATTGGGACTACATGCTCCCAGATAGCCGCAAGAAGTGGATGCAGGTTGCCAATATTTATCCCAAGATGAGTGCTCAAGATCAAGAGCGTCTGCAGTCAAGAATGACTGGCTGGTCAAACCTTTCGCAAAAAGAACGTCGCATTGCCCGTGAAAATTATTTAAGCAGTCTCAAGTTCCCGGCCGAGAAAAAGGCTGAAGCTTGGAGTGCCTACCAAAAGCTCAGCGATGAGCAAAAAAAGAAGTTGGCCGAAACTGAAGCAAAGAAAAGGCCTAGCGCTACAAATGCTCCAACCCTTCAGCAGCATCCCATATCTTCAAAAGCGACCTTACCGCCAGCTGCAGCAACCGTACCAAGCCCACCAGCACCTGCCGAGAGCT
- a CDS encoding acetolactate synthase 3 catalytic subunit, whose product MNTSSAEFLATKANKESINTNNDAAPPEMIGAEMLVHALHKEGVEFVWGYPGGSVLFIYDEIFKQDKFEHILVRHEQAAVHAADGYARATGKVGVALVTSGPGVTNAVTGIATACTDSIPMVIISGNVPTYAIGEDAFQEADSVGITRPVIKHNFLVKDVKDLPLVLKKAFHIAQTGRPGPVLIDIPKDVSAAKGAFVYPETLEMRSYNPVVKGHSGQIRKAVALLQEAERPYIYTGGGVILSDAAPELKEFADLLGYPVTNTLMGLGGFPGTSPQFLGMLGMHGTYEANMAMQHSDVLIAIGARFDDRVIGNTAHFASHPRKIIHIDIDPSVISKRVKVDVPIVGNLKEVLVELTAQLKAAGPRKNGDKVAAWWDQINEWRKKDCLKYDETSQIVKPQYVVQKLWELTGGDAFICSDVGQHQMWAAQFYKFDKPRRWINSGGLGTMGVGLPYAMGIKKAFPDKDVFTITGEGSIQMCIQELSTCKQYDTPVKIVSLNNRYLGMVRQWQELTYNKRYSSSYMDSLPDFVKLAEAYGHVGMRIEKKSDVEGALKEAIRLKDRTVFMDFQTDPEENVWPMVQAGKGITEMLLGSEDL is encoded by the coding sequence ATGAATACAAGCAGCGCCGAATTTTTAGCTACTAAAGCTAATAAAGAATCAATAAATACAAATAATGATGCAGCGCCTCCAGAAATGATTGGCGCAGAGATGCTCGTGCATGCATTGCACAAAGAGGGTGTTGAATTCGTTTGGGGTTACCCAGGCGGCTCCGTTCTCTTTATCTATGACGAAATTTTTAAGCAGGACAAGTTTGAACATATTCTTGTTCGCCATGAGCAAGCAGCAGTTCACGCTGCAGATGGCTATGCGCGCGCAACCGGTAAGGTTGGTGTTGCCTTAGTGACCTCTGGTCCCGGTGTAACTAATGCCGTTACTGGTATTGCGACTGCTTGCACAGACTCCATTCCAATGGTGATCATCAGCGGCAACGTACCAACATACGCTATTGGTGAAGATGCCTTCCAAGAAGCAGATTCCGTTGGTATTACACGCCCAGTTATAAAGCACAACTTCCTCGTGAAAGACGTTAAAGATCTTCCATTGGTTTTGAAGAAGGCTTTCCATATTGCACAGACAGGTCGCCCTGGTCCTGTGTTGATTGATATTCCTAAAGACGTATCTGCGGCCAAAGGCGCATTTGTTTATCCAGAGACTCTGGAAATGCGTTCCTATAACCCTGTAGTTAAGGGTCATAGCGGTCAGATTCGTAAGGCAGTTGCTTTATTGCAAGAGGCCGAGCGCCCATACATCTATACAGGTGGTGGTGTGATTTTGTCTGATGCAGCGCCTGAGCTAAAAGAGTTCGCAGACTTGCTCGGCTATCCAGTAACTAACACCCTGATGGGTTTAGGTGGATTCCCAGGAACAAGCCCACAGTTTTTGGGCATGCTCGGTATGCACGGTACCTATGAAGCCAATATGGCAATGCAACACAGTGATGTCTTGATTGCTATCGGCGCGCGTTTTGATGATCGCGTTATCGGAAACACTGCACACTTTGCAAGTCATCCACGCAAGATTATTCACATTGATATTGATCCTTCCGTTATTTCTAAACGCGTTAAGGTAGACGTTCCAATCGTAGGTAATCTCAAAGAAGTTTTGGTAGAGCTGACTGCTCAGCTCAAAGCTGCTGGCCCACGCAAGAATGGCGATAAAGTTGCCGCCTGGTGGGACCAGATTAATGAGTGGCGCAAAAAAGATTGCCTGAAATACGACGAAACTTCTCAAATTGTTAAGCCGCAGTACGTTGTTCAAAAGTTGTGGGAGCTCACCGGCGGTGATGCTTTCATTTGCTCTGACGTAGGTCAGCATCAAATGTGGGCTGCACAGTTCTACAAGTTTGATAAACCACGTCGTTGGATTAACTCTGGTGGTCTTGGCACCATGGGCGTTGGCTTGCCATACGCCATGGGCATCAAGAAGGCTTTCCCTGATAAAGATGTTTTCACTATTACTGGTGAAGGCTCTATTCAGATGTGTATTCAAGAGCTATCTACTTGTAAGCAATACGACACACCGGTAAAAATCGTGTCATTGAACAACCGTTACCTTGGAATGGTTCGTCAGTGGCAAGAACTTACCTATAACAAGCGTTATTCCAGCTCCTATATGGATTCATTGCCAGACTTTGTGAAGTTGGCTGAAGCCTATGGTCACGTTGGTATGCGTATTGAAAAGAAATCTGATGTTGAGGGCGCCCTTAAAGAAGCAATTCGCTTAAAGGATCGCACCGTATTCATGGATTTCCAGACCGACCCAGAAGAAAACGTTTGGCCAATGGTTCAAGCGGGCAAGGGTATTACTGAAATGCTTTTGGGTAGCGAGGATCTCTAA